The nucleotide window AGAACTGCGTGATGGCGCCACTGGCAACATCGACGCGGCCACTAAGGTTGGCAAGCTGGTAGCTGAGCGTGCGAAAGCCGCCGGTGTATCTCAAGTTGCCTTTGACCGTTCCGGCTTCAAGTACCATGGCCGCGTCAAAGCGCTGGCCGATGCTGCTCGTGAAGGCGGGCTGGAGTTCTAAGTTATGGCAAATAACGATCAAAAGCGCGACGAAGGCTACATCGAGAAGCTGGTTCAAGTTAACCGCGTTGCCAAAACCGTAAAAGGCGGCCGTATCTTCAC belongs to Pseudomonas asiatica and includes:
- the rplR gene encoding 50S ribosomal protein L18 — its product is MTDKKVTRLRRARKARLKMHELEVVRLCVFRSSQHIYAQVISADGSKVLASASTLDKELRDGATGNIDAATKVGKLVAERAKAAGVSQVAFDRSGFKYHGRVKALADAAREGGLEF